The DNA sequence GGATATTCGCACGCTACACCGATTTGATAGAACCTTTGTCATTGGATGAAGCTTATCTGGATGTCACCAAGAATAAGCAGAATCTGTCGAGTGCGACAATAATTGCCCGAAGAATCCAAAGAGAAGTCTGGCAGGAAACGGGTCTGACCTGCTCGGCCGGGGTTTCCTACAATAAGTTCATCGCAAAGATTGCTTCAGATTTCCGGAAACCGGCGGGCATGACGGTGATTACACCAAACGATGCCGCCCGATTTTTAAAGGGGCTGCCTATCGAAAAGTTTTATGGCGTCGGCAAGAAGACCGTCGAGAAGATGAAGCTGTTGGGCATCCATTCCGGAGAGGATCTGTATCTTTTTGATCAAGGTGAATTGCTTTCGCAATTCGGCAAGCACGGATATATCCTTTATCAACGGGTCAGAGGCATCGACAACAGGACTGTTGAGCCCGAAAGGGAAAGGAAATCAATAGGAAAGGAAAACACCTTCACACGGTTCCTGACCGATGAGGATCAGGTCAGAATGGAACTGAAACAAATCGCTTTGGCTGTCCAAGGAGCTCTTCACACCAGCAAACTGCACGGGCGATCGCTTGTGTTGAAGATCCGCTACGCCGATTTCGATACCATAACCAGAAGGAAGACCCGTATCGAACATTTTTCCCAAGCGGAGGATATTTTCCGGCATGCCTGGGAACTTTGGTTGGACAACGGCACGATCGAACGGCACGTGCGCTTGTTGGGAATTACCGTGACACAGCTCGATCCGATCCATTACGAGAACATTCAGTTGCCCTTATGGGATACGACACATCTGTAGAAGAAATCATTCATTAGTGCATTCATTATAAAGGGGAGATAAAAATCATGTTAGAGTCATTCAGTCAATTAAATCCAGTTATGCAAGCATTCATAGCGGGGTTGTTCACTTGGGGTTGTACCATCATTGGTGCTTCATTCGTGTTTTTCTTCAAATCCGTCAACCGCAAAGTTCTTGATGTCATGAGCGGCTTCGCTGCCGGGGTCATGATAGCGGCATCGTTCTGGTCGTTATTGGCTCCATCCATTTCCCATGCCGAGGAGAACGGCTACGGCGTCTGGGCGTGGGTTCCTGCATCGATCGGCTTTCTGTTGGGTGGGGTATTCCTGCGCATGACCGATAAAATCGTTCCCCATCTGCACTTGGGTGAACCGATGGAAAACCGGGAAGGGCCGCAGACACAAGCTTCCCGAAACCTGTTGTTGTTTCTGGCGATCACGATCCACAACATTCCGGAAGGCTTGGCTGTCGGAGTCGGGTTTGGAGCGGTCGCAGCCGGCATATCCCAAGAAAATACGTTATTGAGCGCCATCGGATTGGCGATCGGTATCGGCATCCAGAACATACCCGAAGGTTCAGCCTTGTCCATGCCGATCCGGGCAGATGGGAACAGCAGACTGAAGGCCTTCAATTACGGCCAGCTCTCTGCCATCGTTGAACCGGTCGCGGCCGTCATCGGGGCAGCCGCTGTTATATCCATGAGCGCGATTTTACCTTACGCGCTCGCGTTCGCAGCCGGAGCCATGATCTTTGTTGTTGTCGAGGAACTGATTCCTGAGTCGCAAACGAACGGCAACAGCGATATTGCTACGATGGGACTTATGGTCGGCTTCACAGTCATGATGATTCTTGACGTTGCGTTAGGATGATGAATAATCCATCAAAAGGTCTTCCATGCGGAAGGCCTTTTGGTGTTGGCGGAACAAAATAATATCGCTCACTTTTCGTTGTACTAATGAACTGTTTCATGATACGATGAACATTGAATAATACAGTTTTTTCTTACAAAGAAAGGGGAGGAACCGCATGAGGATATCTTTTCACGGACAATCTTGCGTATGCATTGAAACAGCTGGACCGAATTGCAGTTCCAATCCACTGCAACACGTTTCCGTTGATCAAACAGGATCCGAATGATTTTTTGTCCCTTCTGGAGGAGGGGGTCGGTCTCATCCTGCAGCCGGGAGATTTCATTTCACTATAATAGAGAAAGCAAGGGAGTACACTATGGCAACGAAACACGAGCAAATCATTCAATACATCGAAACGATGCCGGTCGGAGAAAAGCTTTCCGTCCGCACGATAGCAAAAAATTTGAACATGTCTGAAGGGACGGCTTACCGGGCCATCAAGGATGCCGAAAATATCGGATTGGTTTCAACCATTGAGCGTGTAGGCACGATCCGGATCGAACGCAAGTCGAAAGAGAACATCGAAACGTTGACTTTCGGGCAGATCTGCAAAATCATCGATGGGGATATTTTGGGCGGTAAGAAAGGCTTGGATAAGACTCTGAGCAAATTCATCATCGGTGCAATGCAACGCGAGGCCATGGAGCGATACATTTCGCCCGGCTCACTTATGATTGTGGGTAACCGGAACGATATTCAGGAATTTGCATTGGAGAAGGGGGCTGCAGTCCTGATCACGGGGGGGTTCGATACGGATGAGAGCAACGTCCATTTGGCGGATCAGGTTGAAATGCCGATCCTGCGCACGACCTATGACACCTTTACCGTGGCGACAATGATCAACCGTGCCATGACGGATCAACTGATCAAAAAGGAAATTATGCTGGTGGAAGATATTTACACCCCGATTGATGAGACGAAGTATCTTTCATTGGACGATACCGTCTTCCAGTACCGCAATCTCAATACCGAAAGCACCCACTCGCGTTTCCCGATCGTCAATCATAATATGCGTCTTGTCGGTATCATCACGGCGAAGGACATCCTAGGAAAAGCAGATACGCTTTCGCTTGAGCGGGTAATGACCCGGGATCCGATAGTGGCAAAAACGCACATGAGCGTCGCGAGCGTGGCGCACCGGATGATCTGGGATGGCTTGGAAGTGATGCCGGTGGTGAAAGATAACCTGCAATTGCTCGGCATCATTTCCCGCCAGGATGTCATGAAGGCCATGCAGCTTGCGCAGCGCCAGCCGCAGGTCGGTAATACGATCGAGGACCAAGTCGTAGAAAATCTATCCTTGATCAGTTTGGAAGAAGGCGACAGCTTACCCGCTTACCGTTTCAGGATTACACCGCAAATGACGAACAGTCTTGGGACAGTGTCGTTCGGGGTGCTCAGCGAAGTATTGTCGAGCACGACCAAGAAAATTCTGTATGCGTTGCAGAAACGGAATGCCGTGATTGAGCAGATGGACATCTATCAATTGAAGATGATCCAGATAGACAGCATCATCGAGATACGTTCAAAAATATTGGAGATGGGCAGAAGGTCATCCAAATTGGATGTCGAAGTCTATTTAGAAAATTCACTGGTCAGTAAAGCAATCGTCATTTGCCAACTGATGGAAAAATCCTAGGAGGTCAGCAAGTGGAAAATCCGATTTATGCAGATATAGTCAGTAAGATTCAAGCGTACGCCACCATCATCATCCACCGGCACCTGCGTCCGGATCCGGATGCGCTAGGTTCGCAGAATGGTCTCGCAAGCTTGATCAGGCAAGCCTACCCTGAGAAAGAAGTATTCGTTGTCGGAGAAAATGAAGACAGTCTTTCCTACCTCGGCAGCATGGATACCATTCCGGATGAGTCTTATGAAGGCGCCTTGGTGATCGTCACGGATACCGCAAATCAGCCAAGAGTCAGCGACAAACGTTTTGTCAACGGGGATTATTTAATCAAAATCGATCATCATCCAAACGAAGACCCTTACGGAGATATTTGCCTTGTGGAGACGCAAGCCAGCAGCAGCAGCGAAATCATCGCAAAAATATCCTTTTCAACTGGGGATAAGCTGCCGATGAACGATGCAGCTGCGCGTCTGCTTTACGCCGGTATCGTCGGCGATACGGGCAGGTTCCTTTATCCGGCTACTACGGCAACGACCATGGAGATAGCCTCGAAACTGATGCAATTTGATTTTTCCGCGTCGGATATCAGCCAAATGATGAACACGAATTCATTGAAAACGGCCAATTTATCAGGGTTCGTCCTGCAGAGTTTAACGATCAATGATGTCGGGGTTGCCAGCATCATCCTCTCCCAAGAAATACTTGGGAAATTCGGTGCGGTCGACAGCGATACCGCTCCAGTTGTCCCCTTGCCGGGCACCGTGGAGGGCGTGCTATGCTGGGGGATTTTTGTGGAACAGCCGAACGGCACGTACCGCTGCAGACTGCGCTCAAAAGGTCCGATCATCAATGAGGTCGCCAAACGGCACGGCGGCGGTGGCCATCCGCTTGCGAGCGGAGCGAACGCGAAGAACGAGTCGGAAATAAACGACATCATTTTGGAGTTGGAAGAGTTAGCGATCGAATGGCAGAACACACAGTGATGAAACAAACTTGAATCGAAAAAGGCCGGACAAAAGCGTCGTTTCGCTTTTGTCCGGCCTTTAGTCTTATTCTTTTTCCTGTTTCTCTTTGTAACTTTGACTCCAGTTGAATTCAGTCCACTTGAATCCGTCCTGTTCAAGCAAAGTGTCGCTTTCTTTAGGTCCCATCGAGTGGCTCTCATATGCAAAAAGGGTATCCGTGCAATCTTCTTGGGCATCCCATACTTCGCGGATTTGATCAACGAAGTGCCAGGACTGTGCGACTTCATCCCAGTGGGAAAAGTTTGTCGGATCGCCGTTCAGGCAATCCAATAGGAGGCGTTCATAAGCTTCAGGGCTGTTTGCCTGCGTCTCCTCATCGTAGATGTGGTGCATACGGATATTCTTCATCTCGGTTCCTTGGCCGACCCGTTTTGCGTTAAGCCTCAGGGAGAAGCCTTCCAATGGTGAAACATGGATGGTCAGCACATTCGGTTCAGCGATTTCTTCGACATTTTCTGTCGGGAAGATATTCATCGAGACGTGCTTGAACTGAATGTGAATGTAAGTTTCTTTGGAAGCCATCTGTTTACCGGTCCGGATGTAGAAGGGAACGCCTTTCCAACGGAAATTATCGACTAAAATTTTGCCGGCCACAAAGGTTTCCATCGACGATGCTGGATCGACGTTCGGTTCCTCCCGGTAGGGTTGCAGAGCTTTTGCAGGGTTTCCGGCGTATTGTGCCCGGATAAAGTTGCGGTTGACCTCTTCCGGCGTATTGTACAGACGCAGGGAACGAAGCGCCTTTATTTTCTCGGAACGGATATCTTCGCCTTGCAAAGATAGCGGTGGTTCCATAACCAACAAAGCGACAATCTGAAGGATATGATTTTGCACCATATCGCGCAAAGCACCATTATTATCATAATAAGCGCCGCGTTCTTCCACGCCCACAGTCTCAGATAGGGTGATCTGAACGTTATCGATGTATTTGTTGTTCCACAGCGATTCGAAAATCATATTGGAGAATCGGACAGCAGAGATGTTCTGCACCATTTCTTTGCCCAAATAATGATCGATGCGGAAGATTTGGTTTTCGTCAAACGATTTGCGCAGTTTGGTGTTCAGCGCATCCGCGGATTCGAAGTCGCGACCGAAAGGCTTTTCGATGATCAAACGGTTGAAGCCGTCTTCCGTGATCAGCTTTTGTTCCTTCAGTTTTTCGGCAATGATGCCGAAAAATTCCGGAGACATCGCCAGATAGAAAATGCGGTTCCCTGACAGCGAATACTTGGCATCCAAGGATTCGGACAAGACTTTCAATTTGATGTAGTGTTCCGAGTCGTTGACGTTGTGTGCGATGTAATAGAAGTGGGCTGCGAAAGAAACAGCTTCTTCCTTATTTTCAGTCAAATCTTTGATGGAATCCAGGACCACTTCGCGGAAATGTTCATCGGACCAGTCTCGCCTCGCTGTCCCGATAACGGCAAAATTGTCTTTGATGAATCCTTTTTTATATAAGCGAAATAATGATGGATACAGTTTACGGTGAGCCAAATCACCAGTTGCTCCAAAAATAGTGAACAGAGCAGTATTTTGGGTAATCATTACATGCCCCCCTTTTATTATGATTAGATTTCATTCATTATATGATTATACTATTATCATTTACCCTTGGCAATGAAAGAAAGCGTCTGTTTTCATGTTGGCGGCATCTTTGACGGGGTGCTTTCGTTTGTTCGTGTAATTATATTGCGAATAAATTTACGGGTTCGATTTTCATATTCTTATTTGAAATTAAGGTTTAAACCTTTTGCGTGTGTTATAATGGTAAGGCATAAAATACGCAGAAGAAAAACAAGAGGTGTAAACGTGGAATTTAAAGACTTTCAATTGAAGCCATTTTTGCTGGAAGCAATCAGCAAATTGAATTTCAAAGAACCGACCGATATCCAAAAACAAATTATCCCGATCATTCGGACCGGCAAGAGCGTGATTGGCCAATCACAGACAGGAACAGGGAAAAGCCATAGTTTCTTGCTGCCCTTGCTTGATGCTATCGATCCTTCAAAAAATGAAGTACAAGTTGTCATCACTTCGCCCAGCCGTGAGTTAGCTGAACAATTGTACCAAACAGCCAGTCAACTGGTCGCAAACGCCCCCGAGGAAATCCGTATCGTCATCTATGTTGGCGGCACAGACAAGAAACGCCAAATGTCGAAACTGGTCAACAACCAACCGCATATCGTCATCGGGACTCCCGGCAGGATCCTCGATCTGGTCAACGAGCAGGCACTGAAGATCCATACCGCAACCAAGATGGTCATCGACGAGGCAGACATGACGCTGGACCTAGGCTTCCTGCATGATGTCGATCAGATTGCCGGCCGCTTGCCGGAGAAACTCCAGATGCTGGTGTTCTCCGCTACGATTCCAGAGAAACTGAAGGGGTTCTTGAAGAAATACGTCGAAAACCCTGTCGTTGTCCAACTGAAACCGGAACATATCATTGCACCTGCAATCGATAACCTTTTGCTGTCAACTAAAGGACAAGCAAAAATTGATGTTCTCTACCAAGTGTTGACGATGGGGGAACCGTATCTGGCATTGATTTTTGCCAACACGAAACAAAATGCCGAGGAAATCGCTGACGGACTGAGACAACGAGGCATTCAGCCTGCGGTCCTGCATGGCGATGTGCCGGCTCGCGAACGCAAACGCATCATGAGAAGAGTCCATAATCTGGAGTATCAATTCATGGTGGCTACCGATTTGGCGGCACGCGGCATCGATATCGAAGGCGTTTCACACGTCATCAACTATGAATTGCCGAAGGATATGGAATTCTTCGTTCACCGTACGGGCAGAACGGGACGCAGCAACCTAAAAGGAACTGCGATCACTTTGTACGCACCGGGTGAAGAGAAAGCGATCGACGAACTGGAGAAATACGGTATTGTTTTCAAACCAGTAACCATTGAGAAAGGTCAGTTGGTCGAAACTTACGAAAGAAAACGCCGTGAGATGAGAAACGCTCCGAGCCAATTGGAACCCGATCACCGCATCCGCGGAATGGTGAACAAGGCCAAGAAACAAGTGAAGCCTGGCTATAAACGCAAATTGAAAGAAAATATCGCCAGCCAGCAGAAACGCAAAAGAAGAGCAAGCAAAACCCGCAACCACGGGTAAACAATACAAAACAAAGAGGACGCAGCATATGATCGAAAGATCATCTTGCTGCGTCCTCTTTTTCGGCAGGAACAAGACATTGCCGAAAAGTTTCGGCTTTTCTGCTAGTCCTTAAGGGCTTTGTAGAAATAGAAAATACCGATGAGCGCTATCGCTTCATCCTGGATCATCGGGTAGAGCCCGAAGCCGTTCAAGAGGCTGAAAAACAGCACCGGGACGACGGAGGCTACTAGCGCCATCTTTAGGATTTCGCGGAAAGGGAGTTTCTTCCGCATAAATCCTGTCAATACATTCGCGAACAGCGCGATTATCAACAGCGTCAGAAGTACACTGAACGAAGAAATGAAAAGGCTGAACAAAAGCATGATTACGCCGGAAAAAAGCTGATCGCTCGAAAAATTGCGCAGCAACTTCTTGAACGACGCGTCCGTAATGTTATCAGCCTGCTCATATGGCAACCTGAACGGGACATCTTGAGCGTAAAGGGTGAAGGCATCCTTTGAAAAGACGAGGCTCAAAATCAGATCAGGTGATGACATTTCTTTTTCGAGTTCTCTCTGCGTGTATACTTCCTGGCTATCGAAAGCCAACAGGACCGTGTCGGTTTTATGGATGAAACCTTTTTCCGTGGGATTCTCCAACAGTAAGGCGCTGTCCGCAATAGTGAATGAAGGTATTTTGTCTGCTATCACACCCGCATCCGCCGAAAATTTTTGCAAGGTGGCATACCCATCCAGAAACAGGGGGATGCTGACGGCAAGCGAAAGCAAGAAGAAGAGCAAAAAGGCCGAGCCCTTTTTTAAAGTTTTGGCACCCAGTAATTGTTTTGGCTCCATAAAACTATCTTTGACTAAACTGACGATTGAGATTGTGATCACCGCTTTCTGCATCATACTTACCCAGTCTATCGAAAATGGATGCATTTAGCAATCAAAAATTGCTACGGCTTCGAGGCATTATTTTTGATAAAGTAAGCAATTGATGATACAGTGAAATCAGTCAGAAATCACTAAACTATTTTAGGAGGAATTTAACATGGCTTTTACATTACCGGCACTACCTTATGCGTACGACGCTTTGACACCATATATCGATGAGGAAACGATGCACTTGCATCATGAGAAACACCACAACGCTTACATCACAAACGTGAATGCAGCATTGGAGAAACATCCTGAATTAGCTGACAAAACAATCGAGGAATTATTGGCTGATTTGAACAGCATTCCGGAGGACATCCGCACTGCTGTCCGCAACAATGGCGGTGGACATGCGAACCACAGCTTATTCTGGACAGTTTTGGCACCTAATGCGGGCGGAGAGCCTACAGGAGTTGTCAAGGATGGAATCGAAGAAGCGTTCGGCAGTTTTGATGCCATGAAAGAAAAATTCTCTGCAGCCGCTGCAGGCCGTTTCGGATCCGGCTGGGCTTGGCTCGTAGTTTCCGACGGCAAATTGGAAATCACCTCCACACCAAACCAAGATTCACCGATCAGTGAAGGCAAAACGCCGATTTTAGGCCTTGACGTATGGGAGCATGCTTATTACTTGAATTACAAGAACGTGCGTCCTGAGTACATCAAAGCATTCTGGAACCTTGTGAACTGGGATGAAGTCAACCGTCGTTTAGCGGCTGCAAAATAAGCAACAAAGTTATTGCAATCCACTTAAAGGATTCAGGGCACCCGCTCTGAATCCTTTTTTTCTTGCTGTCATAATATTGTGATGAACGATGAACTGCAGTTTGCGGACTTCCCAAGTACGATTATTTTACTTTCCGGATGCTATCGATTAATATATATCTTGTAAGATGTATTTAATCAATGTGGGTAATTTGGAAAGGAGACGGTGTCGGGATGGAGGAATCTATTTTTGAAAGGCCGCTGGAGGATCAGCTTTGTTTCGAAGTTTATCGGGCAGCGAATAGTTTCGGCAAAATGTATAACCGCGCTTTGAAAGATTTCCAATTGACATTCCCGCAATATCTTGTCCTGTTGGCTTTGTGGGACGATGACAACATTTTGATCAAGCATATCGGGGAGCGGTTAGGGATGGGGATCGGAACGTTGAACCCCATATTGAACCGCCTCGAGAAACAGGGGTGGCTCACAAAGGAACCGTCCCTTCTGGACAAGCGCGCAACGATCATTTCCTTGAGTGAAAAAGGCGTCAATTCTAAAAAAGCAATCCATTTTGCTATTTTGTCCGAAGTGAATGCCTGTAACCTCGAAGGCATCGATGGCTTGTTCCTGATGAAGCAGTTAAAACTGCTGAACAACGCGATGACTCAGACAGATTCCGGGGCTGGCTAGAACTGGCCCCTATTTGAGGCAGCATGCTATTTTTCATCAAAAATAGCAGCAACAAAACAAATAAAGGAGTTGAAAAGATGTTTTTAGCTTGGAAAGAGATTAAACATTCAAAAACAAGGTTTTCGTTGATCATCGGCGTCATGGTGCTGGTGTCCTATTTAGTGTTCTTTTTGGTTGGCCTTGCCTATGGTTTGGCCCAGGACAATCGGACCAGTGTAGATAAATGGGATGCGGACGGCATCATTCTGACGGACGAGTCGAATACGAACATCAATATGTCCATGATGCCAAAAGGCTCAATCAGTGCGGTGGATGCTGACGAAGCGGCTGTAATCGGAATAGCCCCTAATGTCATCCGAAAAAAAGGGACGGCAGGGGACGATGCAAAAATAAATACAACTTTTTTCGGGATCGAACCGGATCAATTTCTGATGCCTGAAGTAATCGAAGGAAAAGCTTTCAAAAATGATGACGAAGTCGTTGCAGACATCAGCCTGAAGGAAGAGGAGGGCATAGTCATAGGGGACGTTCTTCAGTTGGCAGGATCGGACAAGGAAGTGGAAGTGGTCGGATTCACTGAAGATGCCAAATTCAGTGTCGCACCGGTTTTGTATACGACTGTCTCCTCTTATCAGGATGTGCGTTTTGAACAGATTGACGAGTCCGATGAGGGGCGCATCAGTGCTATAGTAGTGCGAGGAAGCGATGATACGATCGAAGGGGTGGACACTGGAAACGAAGATCTGAAAGTATATCCGATCGCGGATTACATCAATGAAATTCCGGGATACACTGCTCAGGTGTTGACATTCGGTTTGATGATCGGCTTTTTGGTCGTCATTGCGGCCGTAGTGATCGGCATTTTCATCTATGTCCTTACCATGCAGAAAACCAGCATGTTCGGCGTCATGAAGGCGCAAGGAATTTCAAGCGGCTATATCGCCAAATCAGTCGTCATCCAAACATTCCTGTTGGCGGCAATCGGAGTCGGCATCGGGTTGCTGTTGACGGGAGCGACAGCGCTAGTCCTGCCGCCTGCTGTGCCGTATCAGACGAACTTGTATTTTCTGAGCGGCATAGCTGCTCTGTTGGTCATCATGGCCATGATCGGCGGCGTGTTTTCCGTCAGAGCGGTTGTTAAAATAGACCCACTAAAGGCAATCGGATAGGAGAGACAGTAAATGAAATTAATCGAAATGATAGACGTTTCCCGGTCATTCGGCGAAGGTGAACTCAAGATAGATGCGCTCAAAAAAACGAACATAGCCATAGAGGCCGGTGAGTTTGTTGCCGTAATCGGGCCGAGTGGATCAGGAAAGAGTACTTTCTTGACCATCACAGGGGGGCTGCAGACCCCTTCTTCTGGAAAGGTTTTGATAAATGGGAAGCCATTCAGCGAAGTAACCGAGAAAAAACGCGCCAAACTAAGATTTGAAGAGATCGGGTTTATTCTGCAAGCCTCGAATCTGGTCCCTTTTTTGACGGTCCAGGATCAGCTGCATTTGGCGAACAAAGTGGAACGAAGTAAAGTGGACAAACAAAAACGGGATGAATTATTGAAAGAATTGGGTATCTTCGATTTGAAAAATAAATTTCCGAGTGACCTCTCCGGCGGTCAAAGGCAAAGGGTCGCCATAGCGAGAGCTCTGTACCATGATCCGTCAGTTATCCTTGCCGATGAACCAACCGCCAGTCTGGACACTCAGAAGGCATTTGAAGTGGTGGAAATCCTTGCCCGAGAAACAAAATTAAAGAAAAAAGCGACCATCATGGTCACGCATGATGAGCGCCTGATAGATTACTGCGATAAAGTCTTTGTGATGAAAGACGGCATCTTGTCTGAAAGAATCGGCGGCTGAAACAGCAACGGAATGGAGGAAGAAAAGATGGACAGCATCAAATTGTATTTCCTGACATTTTTTGTGTTCTTTTTAGTGGATATTGTTTGGTTGGGAGTGCTATCGAAAAATATTTACAGCAAGTACTTGGGGCATCTCATGGCCCCGAATGTGAACTGGTTGGCGGCGATAATCTTTTATCTCTTGTTCATAGGCGGCCTCGTATTTTTTGTGGTCCATCCGGCCCTTTTGAAAGAAAGTCTGCAATATGCCATTTTGGCTGGCGGTTTTTTCGGATTGATTGCGTACGCGACGTATGACTTGACCAATCTGGCTACTTTAAAGGATTGGCCGCTCACGATCACCCTGATCGATTTGGCCTGGGGAACTTTTTTGAATGCCGCTACAGCTGGAATCACGTACATTGCGGCCCAAAGATTTCTCTGAAAAATGAAAAAAGACTTAGATGCGGATGGAGGAAGAACGATGAACATTTCAACATTGGATAGCGAGAGGCTTTACAATTCTTTTGTGTCAGGTGCACAGGAAGTCATAAAGAACAAAAACAGCCTGAATGAAATCAATGTATTTCCGGTCGCTGACGGAGATACCGGCAGCAACCTTTCTTCGACCATGCATGCGATCATCGTGGAGGCGAAAATCTCCGGATCCGTCAAGGAAACGATGAACAGCATAGCCGATGCCGCATTGACGGGTGCCAGGGGCAATTCCGGCATCATCATTGCCCAATACATCAATGGGATTTTTCTCAGCCTGATGGATGAGGAAACGATAACCATTCCTTCGTTTGCGGAAACGGTCAAAAATGCGGTTCCTTATGCCTATCAGGCTATTTCCAATCCGGTGGAAGGAACAATCATCACTGTCATCCGTGAATGGGCGGATGCGGTATACAGCCATAAAGATCTTTCGGCTACCTTCTCCGAATTGTTTTCAAAATCGCTGATCACGGCCAACAAATCTTTGGAGGCGACGACATCGCGTTTGAAAGTGCTCCAGGATTCGAAAGTCGTCGATTCCGGCGCGAAGGGGTTTGTCTACTTTCTGCAAGGATTTGCAACGTTTTTGCACACCGGAAAGCTGGATGTGGAGGTCAGCGATGAATCGGAAGACCTTGCTTTCAATGAGGAACTGATCCATAGCCAAGGTGAGATACGCCATCGCTATTGTACCGAAGCGCTGTTGTCCGCGGATTCGATAGATCTGGAAGCGTTAAGAGCGGAACTGGAACGCTACGGGGATTCCTTGATCGTGGCAGGCAACAACCACAAAGCCAGGATCCATATCCATGCCAATGCGCCGGAGCAAGTATTCCAGGTTTTGCGCAAAAAAGGCGTCATTCTGCAGCAGAAGGCGGACGATATGATCAGGCAGAACGAGTCGGCCTTTGACCGGAAATATGACATTGCACTGATTACGGACTCGATTGCAGACGTTCCGCAGGCGATACTCGACCGTTATCAAGTGCATATGTTGCCGCTCAACCTGAATTTTGATGACACTTCCTATCTCGATAAGGTGACGATGACCCCTGAACTTTTCTACCCCCTCTTGGAAGAAGCCATCGAATACCCGAAAAGTTCGCAGCCGAATCCGCTTATTGTCGAGAAATATCTGGAAACGGTGCTCTCCCATTACGATCAGGTCATCATTGTGACTGTCGCGAAAGAGCAGAGCGGAACCAACAGTGTGTTCCGGAATGCGGTAACCAAAAAGCTGCACGAAGGAAAAAAAATCGCCGTGATCGATTCAAAACGGAATTCCGGGGCGGAAGGGTTGCTTGTCATGAAAGCTGCGGAAATGATCGCCGCAGAAACACCTTTCGATGAAATCGTCGCAGCGATTGAACGCTTGAGGGACCGGACAAATATCTTCGTCAGCGTCAACAACCTGAAATACATGGTGAGGTCCGGACGTCTAAGTAAAGTTTCAGGGATGGCAGCGATGTCGATCAATCTCAAGCCTGTCGTATCCATCGATGCGCAAGGCAAAGGTTCGATCGCCGAGAAGGCATTCAGCGAAAAAG is a window from the uncultured Trichococcus sp. genome containing:
- a CDS encoding DUF2177 family protein, with translation MDSIKLYFLTFFVFFLVDIVWLGVLSKNIYSKYLGHLMAPNVNWLAAIIFYLLFIGGLVFFVVHPALLKESLQYAILAGGFFGLIAYATYDLTNLATLKDWPLTITLIDLAWGTFLNAATAGITYIAAQRFL
- a CDS encoding MarR family transcriptional regulator, producing the protein MEESIFERPLEDQLCFEVYRAANSFGKMYNRALKDFQLTFPQYLVLLALWDDDNILIKHIGERLGMGIGTLNPILNRLEKQGWLTKEPSLLDKRATIISLSEKGVNSKKAIHFAILSEVNACNLEGIDGLFLMKQLKLLNNAMTQTDSGAG
- a CDS encoding DEAD/DEAH box helicase — translated: MVRHKIRRRKTRGVNVEFKDFQLKPFLLEAISKLNFKEPTDIQKQIIPIIRTGKSVIGQSQTGTGKSHSFLLPLLDAIDPSKNEVQVVITSPSRELAEQLYQTASQLVANAPEEIRIVIYVGGTDKKRQMSKLVNNQPHIVIGTPGRILDLVNEQALKIHTATKMVIDEADMTLDLGFLHDVDQIAGRLPEKLQMLVFSATIPEKLKGFLKKYVENPVVVQLKPEHIIAPAIDNLLLSTKGQAKIDVLYQVLTMGEPYLALIFANTKQNAEEIADGLRQRGIQPAVLHGDVPARERKRIMRRVHNLEYQFMVATDLAARGIDIEGVSHVINYELPKDMEFFVHRTGRTGRSNLKGTAITLYAPGEEKAIDELEKYGIVFKPVTIEKGQLVETYERKRREMRNAPSQLEPDHRIRGMVNKAKKQVKPGYKRKLKENIASQQKRKRRASKTRNHG
- a CDS encoding ABC transporter ATP-binding protein: MKLIEMIDVSRSFGEGELKIDALKKTNIAIEAGEFVAVIGPSGSGKSTFLTITGGLQTPSSGKVLINGKPFSEVTEKKRAKLRFEEIGFILQASNLVPFLTVQDQLHLANKVERSKVDKQKRDELLKELGIFDLKNKFPSDLSGGQRQRVAIARALYHDPSVILADEPTASLDTQKAFEVVEILARETKLKKKATIMVTHDERLIDYCDKVFVMKDGILSERIGG
- a CDS encoding DUF1189 family protein → MMQKAVITISIVSLVKDSFMEPKQLLGAKTLKKGSAFLLFFLLSLAVSIPLFLDGYATLQKFSADAGVIADKIPSFTIADSALLLENPTEKGFIHKTDTVLLAFDSQEVYTQRELEKEMSSPDLILSLVFSKDAFTLYAQDVPFRLPYEQADNITDASFKKLLRNFSSDQLFSGVIMLLFSLFISSFSVLLTLLIIALFANVLTGFMRKKLPFREILKMALVASVVPVLFFSLLNGFGLYPMIQDEAIALIGIFYFYKALKD
- a CDS encoding superoxide dismutase, which encodes MAFTLPALPYAYDALTPYIDEETMHLHHEKHHNAYITNVNAALEKHPELADKTIEELLADLNSIPEDIRTAVRNNGGGHANHSLFWTVLAPNAGGEPTGVVKDGIEEAFGSFDAMKEKFSAAAAGRFGSGWAWLVVSDGKLEITSTPNQDSPISEGKTPILGLDVWEHAYYLNYKNVRPEYIKAFWNLVNWDEVNRRLAAAK
- a CDS encoding ABC transporter permease, translated to MFLAWKEIKHSKTRFSLIIGVMVLVSYLVFFLVGLAYGLAQDNRTSVDKWDADGIILTDESNTNINMSMMPKGSISAVDADEAAVIGIAPNVIRKKGTAGDDAKINTTFFGIEPDQFLMPEVIEGKAFKNDDEVVADISLKEEEGIVIGDVLQLAGSDKEVEVVGFTEDAKFSVAPVLYTTVSSYQDVRFEQIDESDEGRISAIVVRGSDDTIEGVDTGNEDLKVYPIADYINEIPGYTAQVLTFGLMIGFLVVIAAVVIGIFIYVLTMQKTSMFGVMKAQGISSGYIAKSVVIQTFLLAAIGVGIGLLLTGATALVLPPAVPYQTNLYFLSGIAALLVIMAMIGGVFSVRAVVKIDPLKAIG